The following coding sequences lie in one Psychrobacter arenosus genomic window:
- a CDS encoding c-type cytochrome: MTYSTYRFGSRAFIPSKLALAILCAAAVLVGLPGCSSSNDADAVTLADGGNTMDGNNTPTAFGVNAEAFDVQGSRNSGAWGSVYMNKAELKETQRDIVDYDSIPAFADDPELKKWQVKFGSENAFDGTDGAKLYHDSCAGCHMHKGEGAVGAGYYPPLANNTKMESKYYIIDILINGFRGMPSFHAMMNDEQMAAVTQYVVTELNGYKDTVTAADVAQLRHDDPPGGDPSDH, encoded by the coding sequence ATGACTTATTCTACTTATCGCTTTGGCAGTCGGGCTTTTATTCCTAGCAAGTTGGCGCTCGCTATCCTATGTGCCGCTGCTGTGCTTGTGGGACTGCCGGGGTGCTCATCGTCCAACGATGCCGATGCTGTGACCTTAGCAGATGGCGGCAACACTATGGATGGCAATAATACCCCCACAGCCTTTGGCGTCAATGCAGAAGCGTTTGATGTGCAGGGCAGTCGCAATAGCGGGGCTTGGGGCAGCGTTTATATGAACAAAGCTGAATTGAAGGAGACGCAAAGAGACATCGTGGATTATGACTCAATCCCTGCTTTCGCTGATGACCCGGAGTTGAAGAAGTGGCAGGTAAAATTTGGTAGTGAAAATGCCTTTGATGGTACCGATGGGGCTAAGCTTTATCATGACTCTTGTGCAGGCTGTCATATGCATAAAGGGGAGGGCGCTGTTGGCGCTGGGTATTATCCCCCCTTGGCCAATAATACGAAAATGGAGTCGAAGTATTATATTATCGATATCTTAATTAATGGCTTCCGTGGCATGCCGTCTTTTCATGCGATGATGAATGACGAACAGATGGCAGCTGTTACGCAGTATGTGGTCACGGAGTTAAATGGCTATAAGGACACAGTAACGGCTGCTGATGTAGCGCAGCTTCGCCATGATGATCCGCCGGGTGGCGACCCTTCTGATCATTAA